The genomic region CCGCGAGGCGGCGGGTGCCGGCGAACGGGCCGCGGACGACCTGGAGTCGGGCGGGTACGAGAATGTCGCGCTGGCCCTGATGCGGGCCATCGCGCGGAGCGAGAGCACCACGCTCATCCTCAATGTGCCCAACGCGGGCACGCTCGGCGTGCTCGACGGGACGGCCGTCATCGAGGTCCCGTGCCGGGTCGACGCGGACGGTCCGCACCCGCTGCCCGTATCGCAGCTGACCGGCCACGAGGCCGGTCTGGTGACCGCCGTGAAGGCAGTCGAGCGCTGCGTACTGGAAGCGGCGGAGAGCGGGTCGACGCGGGCGGCGGTGCGGGCGTTCGCCCTGCATCCGCTGGTCGATTCCGTGAATGTCGCGAGGAGACTGCTCGACGGCTACCGGGGTGTGCACCCGGGCCTCGGCTACCTCACGGGGCGCTGAGCCTCGGAGCCGGTCCGGTCAATCACGGCCGGGAATGGCGGAGCCGCGCGGAGACCCAGCGGGCCCGACGGCGGAGGATACGCGGAATGCCGAGGCGGGGATCATGCTCGCGGTCGGGGGTGCCGTCCCTCTCGTAGGTGCTCAGGCCCGTGGCCGAGCGGCGGTTGCTTGCTGCGTCACCGTAGTCGTGCGTCCAGCCCATACCCCCACGTTTGCCCGTGCCTCATGGTCGGTAATCGCGTCCCATGGGGCCAATTGGCCTATGCGCCAGGCATTTGGCTGTTCGTAGGACAGGCGTTCCCGTCCGGCCACCGGACATGCCGGAACGGGGCTCACCGGTCACGCCGGAACCGGGCTCACCGGTCGGGTTCGGGGTCCTTCAACCAGTTGATGAGTTCTGTGGAGAACGCCACCGGGTCCTCCTCCTGCGGGAAGTGCCCCAGGCCGTCGAACAGCCGCCAGCGGTACGGCGCTTCGACGTACTGCCCCGACCCCGCCGCACTGCGGGTACGCATCACCGGATCCAGCGAGCCGTGCAGATGCAGCGTCGGTACCCGCACCGGACGTTTCATCCTGCGGTTGAACTGGATCCCGTCCGGCCGTGCCAGCGACCGAACCATCCAGCGGTACGGCTCGATCGCGCAGTGCGCCGTCGAGGGGATCGACATCGCCCGCCGGTACATCTCCACCGCGTTGTCGTCGGGACGCGCGGGCCCCGACCACTCGCACACCAGTCGGCCCACCAACGCCGCGTCGTCGGCGACGAGCTGACGCTCGGGCACCCACGGGCGCTGGAAACCCCAGACGTACGAACCCGCGCGGGACTGCGAGAAGTCGGACAGCATCGCCGAGCGCCAGCGCCGTGGATGCGGCATCGAGGAGACCACGAGCCGGCGCACCAGCTTGGGCCGCATCACGGCCGCCGTCCAGGCCAGGTACCCGCCCAGGTCGTGCCCGACGAGCGCGGCGTCCGGCTCGCCGAGGGACCGGATCACGCCGGTGATGTCGAGGGCCAGATTGGCGGGGTCGTAACCCCGGGGCGTACGGTCACTGCCGCCCACCCCCCGCAGATCCATGGCGACGGCCCGGAACCCGGCGTCGGCGAGCGCGGTCAGCTGATGCCGCCAGGTCCACCAGAACTGCGGGAAACCGTGCAGCAGCAGCACCAGCGGCCCGTCACCCGCCTCCGTGATGTGGAAGCGCGCGCCATTGGCCGCGACATCGCGGTGGGTCCAGGGCCCGTCGATACGTACGACGGAACCCGATTCGGCAGAAGCGGTCATGCAGACGAGCGTGCCACAGCCGCAGCCTTGTCGGTGACCGCCGCAGGGGCGTTCGAGGACGCGCGTTCGACGGCCGGGCGGGGGTGGGGGCGGACGCCCTGGATCACGGCGGCCGTCTCCTTGACGGACGCGGCGACCTTCTGCGGGCCCTTCGCCTTCTTCGCCTTCTTGGCGAAAACGACCCCGATCAGTGCGAGTACCGCGGCCACCAGCACATTCGCGGCGAAGGACAGCACGAAGCAGATCGCCAAGTTCCAGTGGCTCCAGGTGCGGATGCCGTAGGCGAGGGCGAAGCTCAGCATCGGCAGGGAGAAGAGCAGCACGGTGCCTGCCGCCGCGAACGCCCCGCCGCCGATCGCGCCGCGCTTGACGTCCTGGCGCAGCTCGGCCTTGGCCAGGGCGATTTCGTCGTGCACGAGCGAGGACATCTCGGCGGTGGCCGATGCGACCAGTTGACCGAGACTGCGGTCGGCGGTGCCAGCAGGGCTGCTGGGGTGGCTCATTGCTGAATCCCTCTTCTCATCTGCGGGCGCTCGTACACCTCGCGCCGGTCGGGCTGGCCGTCGTCGGTTTCTGCAGGACCTGACTTCAGATCATGCCGGACGGTCGTCGTCCGCGCTTGCTGCCCCCGCCCGTTCGGCGAGACGACGGTGCTCGGCCGCCTTCCCCTCAAGGATCGCAGCCATACGCAGATGGTGCTCGGCGCTGTCCTCCTCGTAGATGTCGGGGATGCCGTCGTGGTCCTCGTCGCGTTCCTCCTCCTCGCACAGGAAGCGGTATCTGCGGTCGCGCACCTTGAGCAGGACCGAGGAGAGCACGGCGGCGATCACCGAGCCCAGCAGTACGGACGCCTTGACCTCACCGGTCATCGAGCTGTCTCCGGTGAAGGCGAGTTCGCCGATGAGGAGCGAGACGGTGAAGCCGATCCCGGCGAGTGAGGCCACGGCGAAGACGTCGGCCCAGGCCAGGTCCTTGTTGAGCTCGGCCCTGGTGAAGCGGGCCGTCAGCCACGTACCGCCGAAGATGCCGACCGCCTTGCCGACGACGAGGCCCAGCACGACGCCGAGCGTCTCCGGACGGGTGAACACATCGGTGAGCGCACGGCCCGATACGGAGACCCCGGCCGAGAACAGCGCGAAGAGCGGTACGGCGAGGCCCGCCGACAACGGCCGGACCAGATGCTCGATGTGCTCACCGGGGGAGTACGGCTCGCCCTCGCGGCGGGTGCAGCGGAGCATCAGGCCCATGGCGACTCCGGCGATCGTGGCGTGCACGCCGCTGTGGTACATCAGCGCCCAGACGACCAGGGCGAGCGGGACGTAGATGTACCAGCCGTGTACGTCCAGCCGCAGCAGCAGCCAGAAGACGGCCAGCGCGAGCACGGCGCCGCCGAGCGCCACGAAGTTGATGTCGCTGGTGAAGAAGACCGCGATGATGAGGATGGCGAACAGGTCGTCCACGACGGCGAGCGTGAGCAGGAAGGCCCGCAGCGCGGACGGCAGTGAGGTCCCGATGACCGCGAGGACGGCCAGGGCGAACGCGATGTCGGTGGCGGTGGGCACCGCCCAGCCGTCCAGCGAACCGTTGCCGATGACATTGACCAGGGTGTACACCAGGGCCGGTACGGCCATCCCGCAGAGCGCCGCGACGACGGGCAGCGCGGCGGCCTTCGGGTCGCGCAGTTCACCTGCGACCAGTTCGCGCTTGAGCTCGATGCCCGCGACGAAGAAGAAGACAGCGATCAGCCCGTCGGCGGCCCAGTGCGTGACGGACAGGTGCAGGCCGAGGGTGGCGGGGCCCAGATGGAAGTCGCTGACCGAGGCGTAGCTGCCCTTCAGCGGGGTGTTCGCCCAGATCAGTGCGGCGATGGCGGCGACGAGAAGAATCAGGCCGCCGACGGTCTCGGTGCGCAGCGCGTCGGTGAGGAAGGTCCGCTCGGGGAACGGGAGCCGCCCCAGGAAGGTCTGCCTGCCGCGGGAGCGGGACTGCGCGGGCGGTTGGGGATTCGGCTTCGGCTTCGGGGCGGGCGCGGCCACGAGGGGACCTCCGGTCGGGTGGGCAGCACAGAACACATGCCGACCAGACTTCCCGGCGCACCCTTTTGCTTACTGAATTACCTGTGGAACACCCTACCCGGCGCACCAGGGAGCATGCGGTGATCGTCACCTTACGGACAGAACGGGCGCACGGCGCGCTGCAGATGACCAGCCGGGTGGCCGTCGTACACGCAGAACGCCGACCGGGCACCTGGGGTCCGGTCGGCGTTCGCTGTCAGCTGTCAGCTGTCAGCTGTCAGTTCTCAGCTGTTCAGTTCTCGGTTCTCGGTGGGGCTGATCCGGTGTCAGTCCTCGCTGGAAGTGCTCGGCAGCTTGGTCTGGATCAGGTCCATCACCGAGGAGTCGGTGAGCGTGGTGACGTCGCCCAGCTCGCGGTTCTCCGCGACATCGCGCAGCAGCCGCCGCATGATCTTCCCGGACCGGGTCTTGGGCAGCTCCGCCACGGGCAGTACCCGCTTCGGCTTGGCGATCGGGCCGAGCACCGCGCCCACGTGGTTGCGCAGCTCCGCGGAGAGGTCCGCCGACTCCGACGCCGACCCCCGCAATATCACGAAGGCAACGATGGCCTGACCGGTCGTCTCGTCCGCCGCGCCCACGACCGCCGCTTCGGCGACCGACGGGTGCGAGACGAGCGCCGACTCGACCTCGGTCGTCGAGATGTTGTGCCCGGATACCAGCATCACGTCGTCGACCCGGCCGAGCAGCCAGATGTCGCCGTCCTCGTCCTTCTTCGCGCCGTCACCCGCGAAGTACTTGCCCTCGAAACGTGACCAGTAGGTGTCGATGAAGCGCTGATCGTCGCCCCAGATCGTACGGAGCATCGAGGGCCACGGCTCGGTCAGCACCAGGTAGCCGCCACCGCCGTTCGGTACTTCGTTGGCCTCGTCGTCGACGACGGTCGCGGAGATCCCCGGCAGCCCGCGCTGCGCCGACCCCGGCTTCGTCGCCGTGACACCCGGCAGTGGCGAAATCATCATCGCGCCGGTCTCGGTCTGCCACCAGGTGTCCACGATCGGGCACTTGTCGGCGCCGATGTTCTTGCGGTACCACATCCACGCCTCGGGGTTGATGGGCTCACCGACCGAACCCAGCACGCGCAGCGACGACAGGTCGAACTTGGCGGGGATGTCGTCCCCCCACTTCATGAACGTACGGATCGCGGTCGGCGCCGTGTAGAGGATCGAGACGCCGTACTTCTGGACGATCTCCCAGAACCGGCCCTGGTGGGGGGTGTCCGGCGTGCCTTCGTAGATCACCTGGGTCGCGCCGTTGGCCAGCGGGCCGTACGTGATGTACGAGTGGCCGGTCACCCAGCCGATGTCGGCCGTGCACCAGTAGACGTCCGTCTCCGGCTTGAGGTCGAAGACGGCGTGGTGGGTGTACGCGGCCTGGGTGAGGTAGCCGCCGGAGGTGTGCAGGATGCCCTTCGGCTTACCCGTCGTACCGGAGGTGTACAGGATGAACAGCGGCTGCTCCGCGCCGAAGGCCTCGGGGGTGTGCTCGGTGGACCGGCTCCCCACGAACTCGTCCCACCAGAGGTCCCGGCCCTCGGTCCACGCGGTGTCCTGGCCGGTGCGCCGCACCACGAGCACGTGCTCGACCTGCGGGCACTGGGTGACGGCCTCGTCGATCGCGGGCTTGAGCGCGGACGGCTTGCCCCGCCGGTAGCCGCCGTCGGCGGTGATGACCAGCTTGGCGTCGGCGTCCTGGATGCGGGAGGCCACGGCGTCGGCAGAGAAACCGCCGAAGACCACCGAGTGCGCCGCGCCGATCCGGGCGCAGGCGAGCATCGCGACGACGGCCTCGGCGATCATCGGCAGGTAGATGGCGACCCGGTCGCCCTTGGCGACGCCCAGTTCTATGAGGGCGTTCGCGGCCTGCGACACCTCGTCCTTGAGCTGCGCGTACGTGATGGAGCGGCTGTCGCCGGGCTCGCCCTCGAAGTGGATGGCGACGCGGTCGCCGTTGCCGGCCTCGACGTGTCGGTCCACGCAGTTGTACGCGACATTCAGCTCACCGTCGGCGAACCACTTCGCGAACGGTGGGTTCGACCAGTCGAGCGTCTCGGTGGGCTCGGTGGACCAGCTCAGCCGCCGGGCCTGCTCCGCCCAGAAGCCCAGCCGGTCTGCCGCTGCCTGCTCGTACGCCGCCGCGGTGACGTTGGCGTTCGCGGCCAGCTCGGTGGGCGGCGTGAAGCGCCGCTCCTCCTTGAGCAGATTGGCCAAGCTTTCGTTGCTCACGAGATCGCCCTTTCGACAAAGCCTTATGTCCCAGGTCATAGCTCATCAGCCCACGAGCCACTCTGACAAGGGCTAACCGTAAGAAATTGGTTTAGACCTGTGTCCCGTGCTCCGGCCGTGCTCCTTCCGTCTGGCTGCCGGGCGTGGGCGGATCACTCGGATACGAACGGTCAGACCGGAGCCACCTGGGCGAAGACCCCGTCCCGCTCATGAGGGTCGGCGAGCAGATACGCCTGGGCCTCGCCGACGTGGAAGTACATGCCGTGCAGTTCCAGCTCGCCCTCCGCGAGCCGTCTCGCCACCGATGCGTGCGCGCGCACATGCTCCAGCTGCTGGATCACGTTGGTCAGGCAGAGCTGCTCCACGGCATCGGCAGGCATCCGCCCGGAGATCCGGGCCCAGGAGTGATGGCGGCTCAGCATCCGGTCCAGGCTGGGCTGCCCGTGCCGCAACCACCGCCGCAGCGGGGTCTGTGGGGCGTCCGGCGGACTGTCCGGTGGGCCGTTCAGCAGCGCCGTCATCGCCCCGCAGCCGGAATGCCCGCATACGGTGATCGAGTCGACGCGCAGGATGTCGACGGCGTACTCGATCGCCGCCGCCACCGAGTCGTCCGAGCTGTCCGTGCCCGGCAGCGGTACCAAATTGCCCACATTGCGCACGGTGAACAAATCGCCGGGACCGCTCGACGTGATCATGCTGGTGACCAGCCGGGAGTCGGCGCAGGTGAGAAAGAGCTGCGAGGGCCGCTGCCCCTCGCGGGCGAGTCGCGCCAGCTCGCCCCGTACCAACGGGGCCGTATGACGCTGGAACGAGCTGAGCCCGCTGACCAGTTGACGGCTCCCGGGCCGATGGGGCAGGGGCTCCTCCCCACGGAACGCGCCCGCTGCCCCAGCCTCGGTTCCTGGCCGGACCGCGACCTCTGTACAGGGAGTAGAGCGCGGGACCTCCGGGTCCGGCACGATTCCTGTGCCGGGTGCAACGTCACCAGGTACACCCTCCCTGCCGGCGAAGGCCGTCGTGCGGGCAGTGGTCGTCGGGTCCGTAGTGCTGTCTGCGGGCGTACCCGTGTCCGCCCCCGTACGGAGGCAGGCGACCTCGGAGGTGGGGCCGGAGGGGGTCGCCGGTGGGCCCGGATCCCCTGCCGGTTCCGCTGCCGAATCCCTTGCCGGATCCGCTGTGCCGGGTGCGGGCGCGGGCGCGGGCATGGGCACGGCTACGGGCAGCGTGCCGCGGTCGGTGCAGTGGTGATTGCGCCAAGGGGTCCAGGGGCGGCAACAGGTGTGTACGGCGGACTCGGGCTCGGCGATCCGGGCCCCGGCCCGGCCCGTGACCTCGACCTGGCCACCCTGGGCCGCATGAGCCTCCTGCCAGTGCTGGAGGGTCTCGTACGCGGCATGGTCCATGAACGAGCCGTCCAACTCCACGACGGCATACGCCCCCGGTGGCACCTGCCCCAGCGTCCGGCTCAGCTTGGGGACGGCCAGAAACGTCAATTGGCCACGCGCCCGCAGCCGGTGGACACCGTCCTGCTCCGCCAGCGTGATCCGGGTTCTGGACAGGCGGTGCAGTGCCACGCCGACCGCGACCGCGATCCCGATCGCCACTCCCTGTATCACCCCGAAACACAGGACACCGCCCACGGTGGCCCCGTACACCGGGAACTCCCGGTGCTTGTGAACGTTGCGAATGTGCGCGTAACTCACCATCTGGAGGCCGACGGCCATCACGAGTGCGGCCAGGGCGGCGAGGGGCAGCCACTCCAGGACGGCGGCGAGCAGCCCGGCGGCGAGCAGCATCCACACCCCGTGCAACACGGTGGAGGCGCGTCCGGTCGCCCCGGCCCGTACGTTTGCCGCGCCACGCACTGCTCCGCCCGACACCGGCAGCCCGCCGAGCAGCCCCGACACCGCGTTCGCGATGCCCTGCCCGCGCAACTCCCGGTCGAGACCGGTCCGCTCGACGGCCGGGCCAGGGCGGTCCGCCGCCAGTTTGTCCACGGCCACTGCGGAGAGCAACGACTCCAGGCCGGCCACCAGCGTCACCGTGAACACCGCGCCGAGCAGCCCGAGCACCGGGCCGTGCGGCACCTCGGGCAGCGCATGCGTGCGCCAGGACGGCAGGTCGACGCGGGTGATGCCTGGTGCGGCGACGGCAGCGACCGCGGTGGCGACGGCGACCGAGGCGAGCGCGGCCGGGACTCTGCCCAACACCCGGCCGGTGCGGCCGGGGATTCGTGACCACAGCACCAGTACGGCGATGGTGAGCGCACCGATCAGCGGCGCGGCCGGGCCGACGCGGCTCAACTGTCCGGGTAGAGCAAGCGCGTTGGCGACGGCCGAGCTCTGAGGTGTGCCGCCGAGCACGATGTGGAGTTGGGCGAGAGCGATGGCGACGCCGATCCCGGCGAGCGTGCCGTGCACGATGGCCGGAGAGACGGCGAGCGCGCCGCGCGCGGCGCGCAGCGACCCCAGGGCCAGTTGGAGCAGACCCGCTCCCACGGTGATGGCGCAGGTGGTGCGCCAGCCGTAGACCTGGATGAGCTCTGCGGTCACCACGGTCAGACCGGCCGACGGACCGCTGACCTGGAGTGCGGAGCCACCGAGCAGTCCCGCGACGATGCCGCCGACGGCTGCGGCCAGCAGCCCGGCTTCGAGCGGAGCGCCGATGGCGACGGCGAGCCCCAGGGACATCGGGACGGCGATCAAGAAGACCGTGATCGAGGCGGACAGGTCGGCGGCCGCGATCCGGAAGCGGGGGCGGCGGCCGTCTCCACCGGCTGGCGGGCTGTGCGGCCGTTGAAAGAGGGAGGTGTCCGGGGTGCCGGCAGCTGCTCCGGTGGACGTACCGGTGGATGTGTCAGTGAATCTGTGGGCGGATGAGGCCGAAGGGGTGTGATCGGTGCGGGCGGGTACGCAGGCGGACATGGATCTCGTCTCCTCCGGGGCAGCGCGGTCGCGGAATATGCGGAACGGCGAAACAGCGGGTCAAGGGGACGCGGCCGTGGAGCACGGCCTGCA from Streptomyces sp. NBC_01267 harbors:
- a CDS encoding alpha/beta fold hydrolase, which produces MTASAESGSVVRIDGPWTHRDVAANGARFHITEAGDGPLVLLLHGFPQFWWTWRHQLTALADAGFRAVAMDLRGVGGSDRTPRGYDPANLALDITGVIRSLGEPDAALVGHDLGGYLAWTAAVMRPKLVRRLVVSSMPHPRRWRSAMLSDFSQSRAGSYVWGFQRPWVPERQLVADDAALVGRLVCEWSGPARPDDNAVEMYRRAMSIPSTAHCAIEPYRWMVRSLARPDGIQFNRRMKRPVRVPTLHLHGSLDPVMRTRSAAGSGQYVEAPYRWRLFDGLGHFPQEEDPVAFSTELINWLKDPEPDR
- a CDS encoding phage holin family protein; this encodes MSHPSSPAGTADRSLGQLVASATAEMSSLVHDEIALAKAELRQDVKRGAIGGGAFAAAGTVLLFSLPMLSFALAYGIRTWSHWNLAICFVLSFAANVLVAAVLALIGVVFAKKAKKAKGPQKVAASVKETAAVIQGVRPHPRPAVERASSNAPAAVTDKAAAVARSSA
- the nhaA gene encoding Na+/H+ antiporter NhaA, coding for MAAPAPKPKPNPQPPAQSRSRGRQTFLGRLPFPERTFLTDALRTETVGGLILLVAAIAALIWANTPLKGSYASVSDFHLGPATLGLHLSVTHWAADGLIAVFFFVAGIELKRELVAGELRDPKAAALPVVAALCGMAVPALVYTLVNVIGNGSLDGWAVPTATDIAFALAVLAVIGTSLPSALRAFLLTLAVVDDLFAILIIAVFFTSDINFVALGGAVLALAVFWLLLRLDVHGWYIYVPLALVVWALMYHSGVHATIAGVAMGLMLRCTRREGEPYSPGEHIEHLVRPLSAGLAVPLFALFSAGVSVSGRALTDVFTRPETLGVVLGLVVGKAVGIFGGTWLTARFTRAELNKDLAWADVFAVASLAGIGFTVSLLIGELAFTGDSSMTGEVKASVLLGSVIAAVLSSVLLKVRDRRYRFLCEEEERDEDHDGIPDIYEEDSAEHHLRMAAILEGKAAEHRRLAERAGAASADDDRPA
- the acs gene encoding acetate--CoA ligase, with amino-acid sequence MTWDIRLCRKGDLVSNESLANLLKEERRFTPPTELAANANVTAAAYEQAAADRLGFWAEQARRLSWSTEPTETLDWSNPPFAKWFADGELNVAYNCVDRHVEAGNGDRVAIHFEGEPGDSRSITYAQLKDEVSQAANALIELGVAKGDRVAIYLPMIAEAVVAMLACARIGAAHSVVFGGFSADAVASRIQDADAKLVITADGGYRRGKPSALKPAIDEAVTQCPQVEHVLVVRRTGQDTAWTEGRDLWWDEFVGSRSTEHTPEAFGAEQPLFILYTSGTTGKPKGILHTSGGYLTQAAYTHHAVFDLKPETDVYWCTADIGWVTGHSYITYGPLANGATQVIYEGTPDTPHQGRFWEIVQKYGVSILYTAPTAIRTFMKWGDDIPAKFDLSSLRVLGSVGEPINPEAWMWYRKNIGADKCPIVDTWWQTETGAMMISPLPGVTATKPGSAQRGLPGISATVVDDEANEVPNGGGGYLVLTEPWPSMLRTIWGDDQRFIDTYWSRFEGKYFAGDGAKKDEDGDIWLLGRVDDVMLVSGHNISTTEVESALVSHPSVAEAAVVGAADETTGQAIVAFVILRGSASESADLSAELRNHVGAVLGPIAKPKRVLPVAELPKTRSGKIMRRLLRDVAENRELGDVTTLTDSSVMDLIQTKLPSTSSED
- a CDS encoding SulP family inorganic anion transporter — translated: MSACVPARTDHTPSASSAHRFTDTSTGTSTGAAAGTPDTSLFQRPHSPPAGGDGRRPRFRIAAADLSASITVFLIAVPMSLGLAVAIGAPLEAGLLAAAVGGIVAGLLGGSALQVSGPSAGLTVVTAELIQVYGWRTTCAITVGAGLLQLALGSLRAARGALAVSPAIVHGTLAGIGVAIALAQLHIVLGGTPQSSAVANALALPGQLSRVGPAAPLIGALTIAVLVLWSRIPGRTGRVLGRVPAALASVAVATAVAAVAAPGITRVDLPSWRTHALPEVPHGPVLGLLGAVFTVTLVAGLESLLSAVAVDKLAADRPGPAVERTGLDRELRGQGIANAVSGLLGGLPVSGGAVRGAANVRAGATGRASTVLHGVWMLLAAGLLAAVLEWLPLAALAALVMAVGLQMVSYAHIRNVHKHREFPVYGATVGGVLCFGVIQGVAIGIAVAVGVALHRLSRTRITLAEQDGVHRLRARGQLTFLAVPKLSRTLGQVPPGAYAVVELDGSFMDHAAYETLQHWQEAHAAQGGQVEVTGRAGARIAEPESAVHTCCRPWTPWRNHHCTDRGTLPVAVPMPAPAPAPGTADPARDSAAEPAGDPGPPATPSGPTSEVACLRTGADTGTPADSTTDPTTTARTTAFAGREGVPGDVAPGTGIVPDPEVPRSTPCTEVAVRPGTEAGAAGAFRGEEPLPHRPGSRQLVSGLSSFQRHTAPLVRGELARLAREGQRPSQLFLTCADSRLVTSMITSSGPGDLFTVRNVGNLVPLPGTDSSDDSVAAAIEYAVDILRVDSITVCGHSGCGAMTALLNGPPDSPPDAPQTPLRRWLRHGQPSLDRMLSRHHSWARISGRMPADAVEQLCLTNVIQQLEHVRAHASVARRLAEGELELHGMYFHVGEAQAYLLADPHERDGVFAQVAPV